CGCTGACCGGCTCGTCACGAACCGAGTAACACTCGGTCTTCTTGGCCGGAGCGGCGATCCGGGGATCCTTGGCCAGAGCCTTCTTGGCCGCTGTCCACCAGCGTTTGAATCGTGCCTCGCCGACCACATCCTGGAGGACGGATTCGAGCTCGACCCCGGTGGCAGCCTCATTGGGGTACTGCTTGAGCAGTTCGATGACAAGATCGACCGGTTTCTCGGTGATCATCTTCTCGATGGTCTCGGATTCGGTCTGCTTGCGGGCGAGAATATGATCGGGCGCGAGGACATCCATGGTTGTCACGCAGAAGGCGGGATCCATCCGGTGGCCGGCCTTGCCTTCGAAATCGATGACGAGCTTTCCGTCGGCATCGTCATAGGAGACAATCTTCCCGAAACCCCAGCTTCGGTGGATGCAATAGGTGCCTGGTTGCATGGCCTCCAGCTTCTGCCGCAGGGGCTTCAGCTCGGGCTTTCGCTTCAAGATTTCGAGTACAGCGTCTTCGTTCATAATCACTTCGCCTTCAATGAAACGAACAGTAGAGTCTCGAAAGATGCGCCTTGTCAAACTGCGTATCGTCCGACTCTGTGGAGGATTTGATGCACGCCGATGATCGTGAACCCACCGGTTGGGAGCAAAGCCGCCGTCTTCTGGGCAGGTTTCTCGGCGGGGGATGTCGTCTTGACCACCTGCTCCAGGATTCCTCCCTGGAGTCGGAGGAAGCTGCCCGATGCCGCTTCTACCTTACCGGAACGATTCGCAATCTGATGCTCCTGGAGACGATTCTGGATCGCCAGATCCCGAGAAGACCCCGGCCCGAAGTCCGGTCGATCCTTCTGCTTGGAGCGTTTGAAATCCTCGAAAATCCCGACCAGACTCCAAAAATCGTCCATTTTGCGGTCGAGCAGGCAAAACGCCGGGTTTCCAAACCGGAATCGGGGCTGATCAACTCGGTTCTGCGGCGGTTTCCCGAGGCCTTGGCCAAATGGAAGGCCGGTGCCGGGAAGGATGCCGCCTCGCTGGCTATTCTCTACAGCCATCCGGCTTGGATGGTGCGGCGATGGTTGGCGGCCTTTGGTTCGGAAAATACCCGTCGCCTGCTTGAGTGGAATCAACAGGCGGCAGGGGTTTATGCCCGGAGGATCGACCTCGGCACGGGGGCGGCCGCCTCGCTCCCCGGTGCGGTCGAATCGCCCTGGCCGGACTTCGTGGAGATCAGCGGGATGTCCTGGAGCGACGTGTCGGCGGCCCTGAGGGCAGGAACCATCTATATCCAGGATCCGGCC
This is a stretch of genomic DNA from Opitutaceae bacterium. It encodes these proteins:
- a CDS encoding transcription antitermination factor NusB — protein: MHADDREPTGWEQSRRLLGRFLGGGCRLDHLLQDSSLESEEAARCRFYLTGTIRNLMLLETILDRQIPRRPRPEVRSILLLGAFEILENPDQTPKIVHFAVEQAKRRVSKPESGLINSVLRRFPEALAKWKAGAGKDAASLAILYSHPAWMVRRWLAAFGSENTRRLLEWNQQAAGVYARRIDLGTGAAASLPGAVESPWPDFVEISGMSWSDVSAALRAGTIYIQDPATRLAPKLLGVGADEAVLDLCASPGGKTLQLAQAAARTGGRVVAIDLPGPRMIRLRENTRRHADWPISLLGADVRDLNADLLRSHGLPAIYDGVLIDVPCSNTGVLRHRVDAKWRLKEADLDNLTRLQSHLLEAASRLVRPGGSLVYSTCSLEREENDGVVETFVAAHPGFERGEGGVALPWESGHDGAGSFLLRRKP